One Scleropages formosus chromosome 8, fSclFor1.1, whole genome shotgun sequence DNA window includes the following coding sequences:
- the LOC108925819 gene encoding uncharacterized protein LOC108925819, translating into MGVNSQGWTSSGFIASRQDVGDSRKAVVRRDFLYRFFDVPLTSFWGPTRCPNRWKRGRVRVRSCAGLRRPQTERDPGRSAAQRRSPEAQNRAVIDGQTLFPTPESPRKASGKRLLTDTTRKTPLCTRAAEAAAGAAAAGGLQPRTGTGPSGLPQAKERLQRDICGHDITHIWGFPAPVNRASTQANPLNVNEILFFSFCLTQRADKACAIINKRKTLPAVCSDCKAQTLLLEPLNKTDKTEVQRAPPPAPSTTAVVQLEQLEHMFHVCHASRFTTPGLPSADTAIICRAPHH; encoded by the exons ATGGGAGTAAATTCTCAGGGTTGGACATCCTCCGGTTTTATTGCATCGAGGCAGGACGTGGGAGACTCACGGAAAGCCGTAGTGAGAAGG GATTTCCTGTACCGCTTTTTTGACGTCCCATTGACGTCTTTTTGGGGCCCCACACGGTGTCCAAACCGCTGGAAACGCGGGAGGGTCCGAGTGCGGAGCTGCGCAGGACTCAGACGCCCGCAAACCGAACGGGATCCCGgccgcagcgcagcgcagcgcagaaGCCCAGAAGCCCAGAACCGAGCCGTGATCGACGGGCAAACTTTATTCCCAACTCCCGAAAGTCCAAGGAAAGCCTCAGGAAAGAGGCTCCTCACCGACACAACCCGCA AAACACCTCTTTGCACAAGGGCAGCGGAAGCAgcggcaggagcagcagcagcaggcggcCTGCAGCCTCGGACAGGCACGGGGCCTTCAGGACTCCCCCAAG CCAAAGAAAGACTTCAAAGGGACATCTGCGGTCATGACATCACGCACATTTGGGGTTTCCCTGCCCCTGTAAATCGAGCATCGACGCAAGCTAATCCCCTCAACGTCAACGAGatcttatttttctctttctgcttgACGCAAAGAGCCGATAAAGCTtgtgctataataaataaacggAAAACCCTCCCAGCAGTTTGTTCAGATTGCAAAGCGCAAACTCTCCTCCTTGAACCATTGAATAAAACGGACAAAACCGAAGTGCAGAGAGCCCCTCCTCCCGCCCCCTCAACAACAGCAGTCGTGCAGCTGGAACAACTGGAACATATGTTTCACGTATGTCACGCATCACGGTTCACCACGCCTGGCCTTCCCTCTGCCGACACAGCAATAATCTGCAGGGCCCCTCACCATTAG